A stretch of Aerococcaceae bacterium zg-252 DNA encodes these proteins:
- a CDS encoding Rha family transcriptional regulator yields the protein MNLAFIDHDKEPYTLSSIIAECAEVKHKTVQQLIRKHKKELERFGVLRFQIAKPLGDLGGRPTKDYHLNEQQATLLITFMRNTEPVIKFKSDLVRAFYELKNEVQAFRIQRAIEKPLRVELTDAINKWEHKGKWSYKQITDLMLKHVTGKNAKQLKGDKAHHTALDLLTAEQLEQYQRTEHLVISLLINQVTYDMIKTYLKGV from the coding sequence ATGAATTTAGCTTTCATAGACCATGACAAAGAGCCGTATACACTTTCAAGCATTATCGCAGAGTGTGCAGAGGTAAAACATAAGACAGTACAACAATTAATCAGAAAGCATAAAAAGGAGCTTGAACGGTTTGGGGTTTTGCGTTTTCAAATCGCTAAACCTCTTGGGGATTTAGGGGGTAGACCTACAAAAGATTATCACTTAAACGAACAACAGGCGACATTACTTATAACGTTCATGAGAAATACAGAGCCCGTTATTAAATTCAAAAGCGACCTTGTAAGAGCATTTTACGAGTTGAAAAACGAGGTGCAGGCGTTCCGTATCCAACGAGCCATAGAAAAGCCGTTAAGGGTAGAACTAACGGACGCAATAAACAAATGGGAGCATAAAGGCAAATGGAGCTATAAGCAAATAACGGACTTAATGTTAAAACATGTGACAGGTAAGAACGCTAAACAGTTAAAGGGCGACAAGGCTCATCATACGGCATTGGATTTATTAACAGCGGAGCAACTCGAACAGTACCAACGTACGGAACATCTAGTAATTAGCTTGTTAATCAATCAAGTGACCTATGACATGATAAAAACCTATCTGAAAGGAGTTTAG
- a CDS encoding helix-turn-helix transcriptional regulator produces MKNNLRILLAKQKKTIADIHEGTRLSKSTLTAFYYERTKPNGETLLKIADYLGVTLDELVRVNQ; encoded by the coding sequence ATGAAAAACAATTTGCGTATACTGCTAGCAAAACAAAAGAAAACTATTGCAGACATCCACGAGGGTACAAGGCTATCAAAGAGCACTCTAACGGCTTTTTACTATGAGCGTACAAAACCAAATGGCGAAACACTTTTAAAAATAGCCGATTATTTAGGCGTAACGCTTGATGAGTTGGTAAGAGTAAATCAATAA